ATTCACAGGAGAAATCAAAGGAAATCGCGTACGCTTACGATTAGCCCCCCATGTTGATAGTTCTATAGTTAAGGAATTATCCAAGGGTGACTATATAGGCGTTATCGGCGAAAGTAAGGACTATTATATTGTTACAGCTCCCGAGGGACTTAAAGGATACGTATTTCGCACGTTTGTACTAGATAATGTTATCGAAGGCGAGCAAGTGAACGTACGTTTGGAGCCTTCAACATCTGCTCCTGTATTAGCCCGCCTTTCCCGAGGCACAGAAATACAAACAACTTCTACTCAAACTCAAGGCAAATGGTTAGAAATTGCTCTTCCTAGCCAATGCGCCTTCTATGTTGCTAAGAATTTCGTCTCTCATAAAGGCTCTATAGATCTTTATAAGCATCGAGAAGGTCAGAAAAAAATTGCTCTAGATTTGTTAAATTCTGCCGTGAAGTTTGCTCAAGAAGAATTACAAAAAACTCTAGATACCGTGGATTTAGAGGCTATTTATAAAAAGATTAATCTTGTACAAGCTGAAGAATTTTCCGATGTTCCAGGTTTACAACCTTTAATTCAAAAAGCCTTAGAAGAAATTCAAGATACGTATCTTTCTAAGTCTTTATCAAACCAAGATAAAGTCTCAGGAAAGCAGAAAATCGCAGGACCATCTTCTACAGAAGTACTTCATGATACCGATAAGCAAGAGCATACTCTTTCGTTGTTATCACAGCACATTCGCAAGCAAGCCAAAATAAAAACCTCTCCAAAAACCCATGGCAGAGAAAGTCTTGAATATGCTTTATTCAAACTTTGGGCAGATATGCAACCTCAAGAAAATTCAAGAAAGCTCACTCAAGAAGCCTTCTATGAAGAAGAGAAAAAGAAAAAGCAGGTGCTTGTTGGAGAGCTAGATGTCTATCCCCACGTGGTAAAAAATAATCCCGGGGATTATTTGCTAAAAGACAAAGAAAATACCTTAGCTTTTGTCTATGCAACAAAAATAGATTTAGAAAAATGGCTAGGAAAAAGAGTTTCCGTAGAATGTCTACCTCGTCCAAATAACCATTTTGCCTTTCCTGCATATTATATAATCAGCATTAAGGAAATCGCTTAATTTCTTTTTAATATTCTCCTTCGCATCATTGTAAAATCAAGAGACACGAAGGTAGAGTATCATCTTTCTATTCTTATTCCCCTTCATTTGCTTGCAAAGATTCAACTACGCAGATGAATACTACCTGAAAAACTTTCTCCTTAAGGTTGTATCCTTAAGGAGAAATTCAATGAAGGAGTTCGAATTACAGTATTAGTATACTGAAGGAAAATCTGTTTTACCTCTAAAGACACGATAGATATACACGCCATAGCCAATAATAAATGGCAGACCTATCAGCACAATGATTAATAAACTCTGCAAAGTTTTCGAACTTGCTGCAGTGTTATAAATCGTATAGCTGTGTTCAGGACTTACAGTGGATAATAAAAGATTCGGGAAGATCAAAGTTACTGCTGATAGTATCAAAAGGAGTAAGTTACACGCAGAATAGATAAACGCGTAACCGTAACGCTGTCGAGATATGCAATTTTTCGTTGCGAAGCAGCTACCTAAAGTCATTGCCATTAAAAGAATCAACACGGGATAGGCAGGTACCCCAGAAAAACTTCCCGCCTGAAAAGCAGAACCTCTTGTTTGTGGTATCATAGCTAGTGACGCACTGATCAAAAGTAAATATACCACTAAAAACGCTGATAAAAAATAAGAAAAGCGCTTGATAACACGCTCCTGTAGTTCTCCGGAGGTTTTCATTAAAACAAAAGTAACCGCATGAATAGCGAAAGAGCAAATAACTAGAGTTCCACATAATAACGCGTAGGGGCGGAAAAATAGCACCCAGGACAATGAAGCATAGGGAGTTATAGGAGATATGGGCAAGCCTAGGATCATATTCCCTACTAACACACCTAAGAAAAAGCTGATGGTTAATCCAGATATGCAAAAAACACTATCCCAAAATACTTTCCATTTTCTGGACTCAGCCTTACTACGAAACTCTAGAGAACATCCCCTACAGACATAAAGTAATACTAACGTCCATATGGGCATATAGAAAATCGAGAGGAGCGTACCATAGGCAGCTGGGAAACCTGCAAAAAGTCCTCCGAAAATAATAATCAGCCAAACTTCATTACCGTCCCAAACGGGG
This window of the Chlamydia sp. BM-2023 genome carries:
- a CDS encoding SH3 domain-containing protein, which codes for MRTLSISMLLFAVGAGVSSSAIYAASSSTSKTSIAQADKSSFAPFTGEIKGNRVRLRLAPHVDSSIVKELSKGDYIGVIGESKDYYIVTAPEGLKGYVFRTFVLDNVIEGEQVNVRLEPSTSAPVLARLSRGTEIQTTSTQTQGKWLEIALPSQCAFYVAKNFVSHKGSIDLYKHREGQKKIALDLLNSAVKFAQEELQKTLDTVDLEAIYKKINLVQAEEFSDVPGLQPLIQKALEEIQDTYLSKSLSNQDKVSGKQKIAGPSSTEVLHDTDKQEHTLSLLSQHIRKQAKIKTSPKTHGRESLEYALFKLWADMQPQENSRKLTQEAFYEEEKKKKQVLVGELDVYPHVVKNNPGDYLLKDKENTLAFVYATKIDLEKWLGKRVSVECLPRPNNHFAFPAYYIISIKEIA
- the cydB gene encoding cytochrome d ubiquinol oxidase subunit II; its protein translation is MEFSLASMLPIAWYAILVVAVFAYSLGDGFDLGLSTIYFISREDKERRVLLNSIGPVWDGNEVWLIIIFGGLFAGFPAAYGTLLSIFYMPIWTLVLLYVCRGCSLEFRSKAESRKWKVFWDSVFCISGLTISFFLGVLVGNMILGLPISPITPYASLSWVLFFRPYALLCGTLVICSFAIHAVTFVLMKTSGELQERVIKRFSYFLSAFLVVYLLLISASLAMIPQTRGSAFQAGSFSGVPAYPVLILLMAMTLGSCFATKNCISRQRYGYAFIYSACNLLLLILSAVTLIFPNLLLSTVSPEHSYTIYNTAASSKTLQSLLIIVLIGLPFIIGYGVYIYRVFRGKTDFPSVY